One window of the Sphaerochaeta associata genome contains the following:
- a CDS encoding DUF1538 domain-containing protein: protein MNLLYGKVKEVLQSLVPLVLVVVALCFTIIEVETDMFIRFLVGSTMLLVGLALFLWGIDLSMHPIGVYMSNEVATSKTFLGVVILSFLLGFLITVAEPDLLILGSQIEEASGHTLSSRLIVYMVSGGVGLLISLGILRLLRDKPSINIFLLMTYLVILVLGFLVSEEFLAISFDASGATTGALTTPFVLALTLGLSQAKGGRHAEENSFGLVGIMSTGPILAVMCISFITGQHTIQGEASVFIPSVGVIAPILESIPATLRESLIALLPITLLFFVYNGFKFKLKRKEILGIIKGLLLVLIGLVLFLSGVHAGFMDMGRVIGMQIASMDTRLLIAVGFLFGLIVVLMEPAVHVLGVQIEEVTGGTIPLGLIRLTLSLGAAIAISLSMVRITVPEVKLWYFLLPGFAFALFLSFWCNPVFVGIAFDAGGVASGPMMATFVLAFAQGAASAIPTANVLVDGFGVIAMVAMAPVFSIMLLGTLFRQKKPIHITEEIPMLSKAIGQEKRVADHTCMLVLVNRGFADDVVSLARKSGATGATILVGRGSIENSASKIPFFNLELQPEREMVLLITPQNISNRVAEQLIAERQSVFDGFLSVYGSPTEAFIKTYAVRDEEKPSNSEG from the coding sequence ATGAATCTTCTCTATGGTAAAGTCAAGGAAGTCCTGCAATCACTGGTCCCTCTCGTGCTGGTTGTGGTGGCATTATGTTTTACCATCATAGAAGTGGAAACGGATATGTTTATTCGCTTCTTGGTTGGAAGTACGATGCTCTTGGTGGGGCTTGCTCTTTTCTTATGGGGAATCGACCTATCCATGCACCCCATCGGCGTGTACATGTCCAATGAGGTTGCTACTTCCAAAACCTTCCTAGGGGTGGTGATTTTAAGTTTTTTGTTGGGATTTCTCATTACGGTTGCCGAGCCTGATCTTTTGATCCTGGGTTCACAAATTGAGGAAGCGTCGGGCCATACCCTCTCAAGCAGGCTCATTGTATATATGGTGTCAGGCGGGGTGGGCCTGCTGATTTCACTGGGCATTCTCCGCCTGCTCAGGGATAAGCCATCGATCAATATCTTCCTGCTGATGACCTACTTGGTCATTCTTGTACTGGGCTTTCTAGTTTCTGAGGAGTTTCTTGCAATATCGTTCGATGCTTCAGGAGCAACCACTGGAGCTTTGACGACTCCTTTCGTACTGGCTTTAACACTTGGGCTATCCCAGGCGAAAGGCGGCAGGCATGCCGAGGAAAACTCATTTGGCTTGGTTGGCATCATGAGTACCGGACCCATCCTCGCAGTCATGTGCATCTCTTTCATCACCGGGCAGCATACCATTCAAGGTGAGGCCAGTGTGTTTATTCCTTCCGTCGGGGTAATCGCTCCGATTCTGGAAAGTATTCCTGCAACATTAAGGGAGTCCCTGATCGCGCTCCTGCCGATCACGCTCTTGTTTTTTGTGTACAACGGATTCAAATTTAAACTGAAGCGAAAGGAAATCCTTGGGATTATCAAAGGCCTATTGCTTGTACTTATCGGTCTAGTGTTGTTTCTATCCGGTGTACACGCAGGCTTCATGGATATGGGCAGGGTGATTGGTATGCAGATCGCCTCGATGGATACGAGACTCCTTATAGCAGTAGGATTCCTCTTCGGCCTGATCGTCGTCCTCATGGAGCCGGCAGTGCATGTCCTGGGCGTACAGATCGAGGAAGTCACTGGAGGTACCATACCTCTCGGACTCATCCGTCTGACACTCTCTTTGGGTGCAGCCATCGCTATTTCACTCTCCATGGTTCGCATCACTGTTCCTGAAGTGAAGTTATGGTATTTCCTGCTCCCGGGTTTTGCTTTCGCTTTGTTCTTGTCGTTTTGGTGCAATCCCGTGTTTGTCGGCATCGCATTTGATGCAGGAGGGGTTGCTTCCGGTCCGATGATGGCAACCTTCGTTCTGGCCTTTGCACAAGGAGCCGCCTCGGCCATCCCGACAGCAAACGTGTTGGTGGATGGATTCGGCGTCATTGCCATGGTTGCCATGGCTCCAGTTTTTTCCATTATGCTTTTAGGCACACTATTCAGACAGAAGAAACCCATACATATCACCGAAGAGATACCCATGCTGAGCAAGGCAATCGGCCAAGAGAAGCGAGTCGCCGACCATACGTGCATGCTCGTACTTGTGAATCGCGGATTTGCCGATGATGTAGTCAGCCTTGCCCGTAAAAGCGGGGCAACCGGTGCCACTATACTTGTTGGCAGAGGTTCAATAGAAAATAGTGCTTCAAAAATCCCATTTTTCAACTTGGAATTGCAGCCCGAGAGGGAGATGGTATTGCTCATCACGCCACAGAACATCAGCAATCGTGTTGCTGAGCAATTGATTGCCGAGCGGCAGAGTGTTTTCGACGGTTTCTTATCGGTCTATGGTTCTCCAACCGAAGCTTTCATCAAGACCTACGCTGTACGAGATGAAGAAAAGCCCTCCAATTCAGAGGGCTGA
- a CDS encoding iron chaperone: protein MNEYATEVDDYIKQFDGEKQQRLQAIRALVHRMVPSVSECISWRMPTFRLAEGGNIIQMAAFKSHIGLYPEPDTIQALKAELAGFPTSKGAIQLPLEIPLPLELIAIIIGYRLNLLQEKQ, encoded by the coding sequence ATGAATGAATATGCAACAGAGGTGGATGACTACATCAAGCAATTCGATGGCGAGAAGCAACAACGATTGCAAGCAATTCGTGCATTGGTGCATCGGATGGTCCCTTCTGTAAGCGAATGCATTTCGTGGAGAATGCCCACCTTCAGGCTTGCCGAAGGTGGGAACATCATCCAGATGGCAGCGTTCAAGAGCCATATCGGACTCTACCCTGAGCCTGATACAATACAAGCGCTTAAGGCCGAACTGGCAGGGTTTCCCACCAGCAAGGGGGCGATTCAGCTGCCGCTGGAAATTCCGCTGCCCTTGGAGCTGATTGCAATAATTATTGGGTATCGACTCAACCTTTTGCAAGAGAAGCAATAA
- a CDS encoding aldo/keto reductase, giving the protein MNTYTAAQSRYDGMQYRYAGHSGLKLPVLSLGLWHNFGDGVDDGVCRQMIATAFDHGITHFDLANNYGPPAGSAETRFGRMLADQFGSYRDEMIISTKAGYYMWPGPYGEWGSRKYLIASCDASLKRMGLEYVDIFYHHRPDPNTPLEETMGALAQLVRQGKALYVGISNYHRTDALKAMALLKEMGCPCVLNQVRYSMLDRWVEDDHLLDGMKGEAGTICFSPLAQGLLSNRYLDGSIPPDSRASKSYFLKPETITKERVELLNGLNAIARERGQNLSEMAISWLLVDKRVTSVLIGASSAEQLKVNLKAVENKSDFTNKELSEIDALCKRWK; this is encoded by the coding sequence ATGAACACCTATACAGCAGCACAGTCACGATACGATGGCATGCAGTACCGCTATGCAGGACACAGCGGTTTGAAACTTCCTGTTCTCTCATTGGGACTCTGGCACAACTTCGGCGACGGCGTCGACGATGGGGTGTGCAGGCAGATGATCGCAACGGCTTTCGACCATGGGATCACTCATTTCGACCTTGCCAACAACTATGGACCACCGGCCGGCAGTGCAGAAACCCGCTTTGGCAGGATGCTCGCCGACCAATTCGGCTCCTATCGCGATGAGATGATCATCTCCACCAAGGCAGGCTACTACATGTGGCCCGGCCCCTACGGGGAGTGGGGAAGCCGCAAGTACCTGATCGCCAGCTGTGATGCAAGCCTGAAGCGCATGGGCCTTGAGTATGTGGACATTTTCTATCACCACCGCCCCGATCCCAACACCCCGCTTGAGGAGACGATGGGAGCCCTCGCCCAGTTGGTCAGGCAGGGAAAGGCGTTGTATGTAGGGATCTCCAACTACCATAGAACCGATGCACTTAAGGCCATGGCATTGCTCAAGGAGATGGGGTGTCCCTGTGTACTCAATCAGGTCCGTTACTCTATGCTCGACCGATGGGTCGAGGACGACCATCTGTTGGATGGCATGAAAGGCGAGGCGGGAACCATCTGTTTCTCACCGCTCGCCCAAGGCCTGCTCTCCAACCGCTACCTCGATGGCAGCATCCCCCCCGACTCCCGGGCGAGTAAAAGCTATTTCCTCAAGCCTGAGACGATTACTAAGGAGCGGGTGGAGCTTCTCAACGGTTTGAACGCCATTGCCCGGGAACGTGGGCAGAACTTGTCAGAGATGGCAATTTCCTGGCTTCTGGTGGACAAGCGGGTCACCAGCGTGCTCATCGGCGCCAGCAGTGCCGAGCAACTGAAGGTGAATCTGAAGGCTGTAGAGAATAAGTCCGACTTTACCAATAAGGAGCTCTCGGAGATTGATGCACTGTGCAAAAGGTGGAAGTGA
- a CDS encoding M20/M25/M40 family metallo-hydrolase → MQTLVDTFLSLVAFDSPSFEEQKISLLLEHALLEAGLYTDYDEAGNLYGYLNGEGSTILLNAHMDTVELARGAKAVVEDGIIRTDGTTALGADDKAAVAAILFALRTIKENRLAHPNLVILFTTAEEQGLIGAKQLEVDKLQGVQYGFTFDASQKVGLAVTGAPSYDKIEAVFHGKGAHAGFKPESGISAIQMASEAISAMPLLRIDHETTANVGSFIAPGAKNIVCDKARLVFEARSLDNEKLKKQTERMKQELLDAARRHGGSVEIHHEHLYEVYRHQQDSPVMKTFKHACTKLGLPYREEPTLGGSDANILNEMGIPTLVCSIGYEEAHTTNEYIPIEELERLGSLVLELATL, encoded by the coding sequence ATGCAAACACTCGTAGATACATTTCTTTCCCTGGTAGCCTTCGACTCCCCCTCTTTCGAGGAGCAGAAGATTTCCCTGCTGCTCGAGCATGCGCTGCTTGAAGCAGGGCTTTACACCGACTATGACGAGGCGGGGAACCTCTACGGCTATCTGAACGGAGAAGGAAGCACCATCCTGCTCAACGCCCATATGGACACCGTCGAGCTGGCACGCGGGGCTAAAGCGGTCGTTGAGGACGGCATCATCAGAACCGACGGTACGACAGCCCTCGGAGCCGATGACAAGGCGGCCGTCGCTGCCATCCTTTTCGCATTACGGACGATCAAGGAGAACCGGCTTGCCCATCCAAACCTGGTCATCCTCTTTACCACCGCCGAGGAGCAGGGGCTGATCGGCGCCAAGCAGCTTGAGGTGGACAAGCTTCAGGGTGTTCAGTACGGATTCACCTTCGACGCATCGCAAAAAGTAGGACTGGCCGTCACGGGCGCTCCTTCCTACGATAAAATCGAGGCCGTTTTCCATGGCAAGGGAGCCCATGCAGGCTTCAAACCCGAATCCGGCATCAGCGCCATCCAAATGGCCAGCGAGGCGATAAGCGCCATGCCGCTCTTGCGCATCGACCATGAGACGACCGCCAATGTCGGCTCGTTCATCGCCCCAGGGGCGAAGAACATCGTCTGCGACAAGGCCCGGCTCGTATTCGAGGCACGAAGCCTGGATAACGAGAAGCTCAAGAAGCAGACCGAGCGGATGAAACAAGAGCTCTTGGATGCCGCCCGAAGGCATGGAGGGAGCGTTGAGATACACCATGAGCACCTCTATGAGGTCTACCGCCACCAACAGGACAGCCCGGTGATGAAAACCTTCAAGCACGCGTGCACCAAGCTGGGACTCCCCTACCGTGAGGAGCCCACTCTGGGAGGCAGCGACGCAAATATTCTCAATGAGATGGGCATCCCCACCTTGGTATGCAGCATCGGCTACGAAGAAGCACATACGACCAATGAGTATATCCCCATTGAAGAACTGGAGCGTCTGGGCTCCTTGGTACTGGAGCTTGCAACGCTATGA
- a CDS encoding ketopantoate reductase family protein, with translation MKNITLIGCGAVGALYGLRLHNLLGKEHVCFLVDENRKLRYETEGIFLNGEKAPFRYCTSDEAEAADLVILATKNHHLAEAIRLMKSSVGPDTTILSLLNGIESEQLLASEFGQEKVLYSFAVGLNSTHTGNTITYTAEGRIVFGEKDNAISERIMAIKDLFEKALIAYVVPEDIQLQLWNKFMLNTTYNTISSLIYATYADFDQPSVLDLARLICREVQMVAAKEGVLLPDSLIEQNHRIVCSLGSEGKTSMCQDMEAGRRTENQWFCGTVIKLGEKHGVSTPTCQALSLLVQAKEHMLLNG, from the coding sequence ATGAAGAACATTACCCTTATAGGATGCGGGGCTGTCGGAGCCCTCTATGGACTGAGACTGCACAATCTGCTGGGAAAAGAGCATGTCTGCTTTCTGGTCGATGAGAATCGCAAACTGCGCTATGAGACAGAGGGAATCTTTCTCAACGGCGAGAAGGCTCCTTTCCGTTACTGTACGAGCGACGAGGCCGAGGCAGCCGATCTAGTCATTCTGGCAACGAAGAATCATCACTTGGCAGAGGCCATCCGGTTGATGAAGTCTTCGGTCGGTCCCGACACCACAATTCTCTCATTGCTCAACGGCATCGAAAGCGAACAGCTTCTTGCATCGGAGTTTGGGCAGGAGAAGGTGCTCTACAGTTTTGCCGTCGGGCTCAACTCTACGCATACAGGCAATACCATCACCTATACCGCAGAGGGACGTATTGTGTTTGGAGAGAAGGATAATGCAATCAGCGAGCGGATTATGGCCATCAAGGACCTCTTCGAGAAAGCGCTCATCGCCTATGTCGTTCCCGAGGACATTCAATTGCAGCTGTGGAACAAGTTCATGCTCAATACCACCTACAATACGATCAGCAGTCTTATCTATGCGACCTATGCTGATTTCGATCAACCATCAGTGCTGGATTTGGCCCGCTTGATCTGCAGGGAAGTACAGATGGTGGCAGCAAAGGAAGGAGTACTCCTTCCCGACTCCCTGATCGAACAGAACCACAGAATCGTCTGCAGCCTCGGCTCGGAGGGCAAGACCTCGATGTGTCAGGATATGGAAGCCGGGAGAAGAACGGAGAACCAGTGGTTCTGCGGTACGGTGATCAAGCTGGGTGAAAAGCACGGCGTCAGTACTCCCACCTGCCAGGCACTATCGCTATTGGTTCAGGCCAAGGAGCATATGCTGCTCAACGGCTGA
- a CDS encoding HRDC domain-containing protein produces the protein MRMYTMIDSDAKLADLQSQWKEKGISIVAMDFEGEFNLHIYGEHLCLIQLFDGSAYALVDPFTISKDALKAFLEDGSLLKVMFDCASDSALVRKQYGILLEGVYDIRLSALALGYTGNLTGLVERYIPEAEKPNLSSKKKNQMTNWLVRPLKADQIEYALSDVEHLLVLKDILDAEVAEKGLTEKVNLEMQQAGRSKGPDKPGWTKFSSWKYLSREEKVFLKHFFLARDELARKYNVPAVRILEKHVLLQMAKDVPSSDADFHVYCNNCTARKLGELTAKLKSAKTNALAELSR, from the coding sequence ATGCGTATGTACACCATGATTGATTCCGATGCAAAGCTGGCAGACCTGCAGTCCCAGTGGAAAGAAAAGGGCATCAGTATTGTTGCCATGGATTTTGAAGGTGAATTCAACCTGCATATTTACGGGGAGCATCTCTGCCTCATCCAGCTTTTTGATGGATCGGCCTATGCGTTGGTCGACCCCTTTACCATCTCCAAGGATGCCTTGAAGGCTTTCTTGGAGGACGGCTCCTTGTTGAAGGTGATGTTCGACTGTGCGAGCGATTCGGCCTTGGTACGCAAGCAGTACGGCATCCTGCTCGAAGGCGTCTATGACATTCGCCTTTCCGCTCTTGCCCTTGGGTATACCGGCAATCTTACCGGGCTGGTGGAGCGCTACATTCCTGAAGCAGAAAAACCCAATCTTTCCAGCAAGAAGAAGAATCAGATGACTAACTGGCTTGTGCGTCCGCTGAAGGCCGACCAGATCGAGTATGCACTTTCGGATGTTGAACACCTCTTGGTGCTCAAGGACATCCTCGATGCCGAGGTTGCAGAGAAAGGCCTGACAGAGAAAGTGAATCTGGAAATGCAGCAGGCAGGCAGGAGCAAGGGACCCGATAAACCGGGTTGGACCAAGTTCTCGTCGTGGAAGTACCTCTCCCGTGAGGAGAAGGTGTTCCTCAAGCACTTCTTCCTTGCCCGCGATGAATTGGCCCGCAAGTATAACGTACCTGCAGTCAGGATACTGGAAAAGCATGTGCTGTTGCAGATGGCCAAGGATGTACCCTCGTCGGATGCAGACTTCCATGTGTACTGCAACAATTGCACCGCCAGGAAACTTGGCGAGCTGACAGCCAAGCTCAAGAGCGCAAAAACCAACGCACTCGCTGAACTCAGCCGTTGA
- a CDS encoding iron-containing alcohol dehydrogenase produces MSTMSFSIPRTIYYGEGSLEKLSLLKGKRAAIVTGGNSMKKFGFLDQAAALLQKAGIESIIIDGVEPNPSVETVVKGGKAMLDFGPDWIVAIGGGSALDAAKVMWCFYEHPELSFEDIITPGSMPSLRNKAQFIAIPSTSGTASEITAFSVITDTAKHIKYPIVAADMVPDIAILDPALPMTMPKHITANTGMDVMAHAVEALASTAATAFTDPYAVQAIKMVLQSLPVAYAEPKNLAAREAMHEASALAGMAFTNASLGLVHSMAHKIGGEFGVTHGLANAILLPYVIAYNRKVSDKYAYAEKMLGLADLSKAIEEMNRKMDIPSCFKDCTEVDFNEAKFKQVLDRMSKHAWEDPCTLTNPGKPTALDVKMLFEAAYYGKAVE; encoded by the coding sequence ATGAGTACCATGAGTTTTTCCATTCCCCGAACCATCTACTACGGAGAAGGTTCCCTTGAAAAACTTTCCCTGTTGAAAGGCAAGCGCGCTGCCATTGTAACCGGCGGCAACTCCATGAAGAAATTCGGCTTCCTCGACCAAGCTGCAGCCCTGCTGCAGAAAGCCGGCATCGAGTCGATCATCATCGACGGTGTGGAGCCGAACCCCTCGGTGGAGACTGTCGTCAAGGGTGGCAAGGCCATGCTTGACTTTGGTCCTGATTGGATCGTGGCCATCGGCGGCGGGTCGGCTCTGGATGCAGCAAAAGTCATGTGGTGCTTCTATGAGCATCCCGAGCTCAGCTTCGAGGATATCATCACACCCGGAAGCATGCCTTCACTTCGTAACAAAGCACAGTTCATCGCCATTCCCTCAACCAGTGGTACCGCAAGTGAAATTACCGCCTTCAGTGTCATCACCGATACGGCCAAGCACATCAAGTACCCCATCGTCGCAGCGGACATGGTTCCTGATATCGCCATTCTCGACCCGGCCCTTCCGATGACCATGCCCAAGCATATCACCGCAAATACCGGCATGGACGTCATGGCGCATGCAGTTGAGGCACTCGCTTCCACCGCTGCAACCGCCTTCACCGATCCGTATGCCGTGCAGGCCATCAAGATGGTGCTTCAGAGCCTGCCGGTCGCTTATGCCGAACCGAAGAATCTCGCAGCTCGTGAAGCAATGCACGAAGCCTCCGCTCTTGCAGGCATGGCCTTCACCAACGCATCCCTGGGCCTGGTCCATTCGATGGCTCACAAAATCGGTGGTGAATTCGGTGTCACCCACGGACTCGCCAATGCCATCCTGCTCCCCTATGTCATCGCCTACAACCGCAAAGTCAGCGACAAGTATGCCTATGCCGAGAAGATGCTTGGCCTTGCGGACCTTTCCAAGGCAATCGAGGAGATGAACAGGAAGATGGACATTCCATCCTGCTTCAAGGACTGCACCGAGGTCGACTTCAACGAGGCCAAGTTCAAACAGGTGCTTGATAGGATGAGCAAGCATGCATGGGAGGATCCCTGCACGCTTACCAACCCTGGAAAGCCTACCGCCTTGGATGTGAAGATGCTCTTCGAGGCCGCCTACTATGGCAAGGCCGTGGAGTAA
- a CDS encoding uracil-xanthine permease family protein — MANHPSSFVKYGPADKPPLGQWIPLSIQHVFAMFGATILVPILTGLSPSTALFTAGTGTLLYILITGAKVPAFLGSSFAFIPALIAISSSYGVAYAMGGAFVSGLFYTLVAFIIKKAGYSWLNKALPPVVIGSVIVVIGLNLAPTAMGMAMNDANGNYSLFLLTIAAVTLTLTIVANIFSKGFFSIIPILLGLLGGYFFALIIGLIFPQYALINFTAVKDAAWFGLPTFALPKFNVVAAVTFIVVSLATICEHLGDTLTISKVVGKDFYKDPGLDRTIAGDGLATLWASFWGGPPNTTYGENIGVLALTRVYSVWVTGGAAVVAVFLSFFPKFGALIQTIPNPVLGGISMLLFGTIASSGLRTLVDAGVNYEDKRNLTISSVILVIGIGGGTLSFAMGKDLTFSLAGVALATLVGILLNLVLPKTKE, encoded by the coding sequence ATGGCAAACCACCCATCCAGCTTTGTAAAGTATGGTCCGGCCGATAAGCCGCCATTGGGACAGTGGATACCCTTGAGTATCCAACATGTCTTCGCGATGTTCGGTGCGACCATTCTCGTACCCATCCTCACCGGGTTGAGCCCTAGTACGGCGCTCTTCACCGCTGGTACGGGAACCCTGCTCTACATCTTGATCACCGGTGCCAAGGTTCCGGCGTTCCTGGGTTCCTCGTTTGCCTTCATTCCTGCATTGATAGCCATCAGCAGCAGCTATGGCGTCGCGTATGCAATGGGAGGTGCCTTCGTCTCAGGCTTGTTCTACACCCTGGTGGCCTTCATCATCAAGAAGGCCGGCTACTCGTGGTTGAACAAGGCCCTGCCTCCGGTGGTGATCGGGTCGGTCATCGTTGTCATCGGTCTTAATCTTGCCCCCACTGCGATGGGCATGGCAATGAACGATGCAAACGGCAACTACAGCCTCTTCCTGTTGACGATTGCCGCAGTCACCTTGACCCTCACCATCGTTGCCAACATCTTCTCCAAGGGATTTTTCAGCATCATCCCGATTCTGCTCGGCTTGCTTGGCGGATACTTTTTCGCCCTTATCATCGGCCTCATCTTCCCCCAGTACGCCTTGATCAACTTTACAGCAGTCAAGGATGCGGCATGGTTCGGTCTGCCGACTTTTGCTCTTCCAAAATTCAATGTGGTTGCGGCTGTAACCTTCATCGTGGTGTCGCTGGCAACCATCTGCGAGCACCTTGGCGACACCCTTACCATCTCCAAGGTCGTAGGCAAGGATTTCTACAAGGATCCGGGTCTCGATCGGACCATCGCCGGCGACGGCCTTGCGACCTTGTGGGCATCGTTCTGGGGTGGGCCTCCGAACACCACCTATGGTGAGAACATCGGTGTTTTGGCACTCACCCGTGTCTACAGCGTCTGGGTGACCGGTGGGGCTGCCGTTGTAGCAGTCTTCCTCTCCTTTTTCCCCAAGTTCGGCGCTCTCATCCAGACGATTCCCAATCCGGTGCTTGGCGGCATATCCATGCTGCTGTTCGGCACCATCGCCTCCAGCGGCCTGAGAACTTTGGTCGATGCAGGCGTCAACTACGAGGACAAGCGCAACCTGACGATCAGCAGCGTAATCCTGGTGATCGGCATCGGCGGGGGTACCCTCTCCTTTGCGATGGGCAAGGACCTTACGTTCTCTCTCGCCGGTGTCGCTCTTGCCACACTGGTCGGCATCCTGTTGAACCTGGTTCTGCCCAAGACCAAGGAATAA
- a CDS encoding helix-turn-helix transcriptional regulator produces the protein MSQIERIVFINRTIEEDGGVRTARIMSEFSLSRRQVLRDIDFMRDQLKAPIAYDPEKRWYGYTESFTLFSNSNERMLVLNAIFRSLAQSQGLMGTLTEMISEGIDSGLEKSYRSLSDKIVFITPVQDWPDYEVFNRICAAMKSGERMTMHYKNAAGQLSKRHIEPLRLINYSGRWYLVSYDLQHKELRTFHLSRIIELAQIAGDRMKQRYSDAELDAFIHSGYGIFMGKEVTYVTFRAYGWAIHTLATQTWHAQQKQRIIKEAGEDVLEVTLPVANLHEILSALLFFGAQARPIDPPEFVALYEQAVEAMHNRTKSSY, from the coding sequence ATGAGCCAGATAGAACGCATCGTTTTCATCAACCGTACCATCGAGGAAGATGGCGGGGTCCGGACCGCCCGGATCATGAGCGAGTTCTCCCTATCCCGCAGACAGGTGCTTAGGGACATCGACTTCATGCGTGACCAACTCAAGGCGCCCATCGCCTATGATCCTGAAAAACGATGGTATGGATATACCGAAAGCTTCACTCTTTTTTCGAACTCCAATGAGCGGATGCTGGTGCTCAATGCAATCTTTCGCAGCCTCGCCCAGTCGCAGGGGCTCATGGGAACCCTGACGGAGATGATCAGCGAAGGAATCGACAGCGGACTGGAAAAGAGCTATCGATCCCTCTCGGACAAGATTGTATTCATCACCCCGGTCCAGGACTGGCCGGACTATGAGGTCTTCAACAGGATTTGTGCGGCCATGAAGAGCGGGGAGCGGATGACCATGCACTATAAAAATGCAGCAGGGCAGCTCTCCAAGCGGCATATCGAGCCATTGAGGTTGATCAACTACAGCGGTCGCTGGTATCTGGTCTCCTATGACCTGCAGCACAAGGAGCTCAGGACCTTTCACCTCAGCAGAATCATCGAGCTCGCCCAGATTGCGGGAGATAGGATGAAACAACGTTACAGCGACGCCGAGCTCGATGCCTTCATTCACTCCGGCTATGGCATATTCATGGGCAAAGAGGTGACCTATGTGACTTTTCGTGCCTACGGCTGGGCAATACACACGCTGGCCACCCAGACCTGGCATGCACAGCAGAAGCAGCGTATCATCAAGGAAGCAGGGGAGGATGTCCTTGAAGTGACGCTGCCGGTTGCAAACCTGCATGAAATTCTCTCGGCGCTTCTTTTCTTCGGGGCCCAAGCCCGACCGATCGATCCCCCGGAGTTTGTTGCTTTGTACGAACAAGCAGTTGAGGCGATGCATAATCGCACAAAATCTTCTTACTGA